Within the Acidimicrobiales bacterium genome, the region GCGCGGTGACGCCGAGCGCTTCGGCGGCGCCTGGGCCGAATTCGGCTTCGGCGCCGCTCCCCGGACCGTCGTCGTTCCGGCCTCGATCGACTTCGACGCGTTCAGCGCCCAAGCGGCGAACCCGCACACACGCCGCATGGCCGAGATACTCAGGGGTCGGCTGGGAAACCGGATTCTGCTCTTCGGCGTCGAGCGCCTCGACTACACCAAGGGAATCCCCGAGCGCTTGGCGGCGCTTGAATACCTGCTCGATCGACGCCCCGACTTGCGCCGGCGCATCGTCTACGTGCAGGTCGCGCCGCCGAGTCGAGAGCGGGTTCCGGAGTATCAGCAACTGCGCGCCGACGTCGAGCGCGCGGTCGGGCGGCTGAACGGACGGTTCACGTCGCCCGGCCACGACGTACCGTTCCGTTACATCCATCGCGCCGTGAGCCAGTCGCAGTTGATGGCGTATTACGTCGCGGCCGACGTGGCGCTGGTGACGCCGTTGCGCGACGGGATGAATCTGGTCGCCAAGGAGTACGTCGTGTCGCAGGCGGCGGTGAAAGGCGCCGGCGCGCTGGTACTGAGCGAGTTCGCCGGAGCGGCTGACGAGTTGACTGATGCGTTCCTCTGCAATCCCTACGACGTTCCGGCGGCGGCGACGGCCATCGAAACGGCGATCGAGTCGGCGGAGGAGGATCGGCGAAAGCGACTGTCGGTGATGGCGGTGCAGATCCAGAACAACGACATCCTCCAATGGTCCGACCAGCTCTTGCGCACTGCCGAACGGGACTGCAGTCGTCACTGAGGGGGCCGCTTGCGTCGGCATTGGTCATTGACTAAACCAGTGACCAATGTCGACCAAGCCGAAGGTAGCGACGCGTGAGCGGCTTCTCGCCGCGGCGGGTGAATTGCTGGCGGAGCGCGGGTTCCGGAAGGTCTCAACCCGCTCCATTGCGGAACGTGCCGGCGTCAACAACGCGCTCGTCCACTACCACTTCGGGACCAAGTCGAAGCTGCTCGCCGAAGCGGCGCTGGGCATGCTCGGCGCCGACCTGGACGTGCCGATGACCCTCGTGCGCGACGCCGAATCCGTCAGCGCCGGCATCGGCGACGTCCTGCGCTGGCTGGACGCCCTTGACCTCGGCGACCCGGCGGTGCGCGTCCTGTTCGAGCTGACGATCGAGGCGTTCGGTGATTCCGACGTGCGGCCGCTGGTGGCGGCGGCGATGGAGGCGGCCCGCGCCGCGATGACCGAAGCACTTGCATCGCGGCGGGACGTCGCCGCTGCCGACACGGCTGCGCTGGCGGGGTTGCTGATCGCCCTCTTCGACGGTGTCATGTTGCATCGGATGATCGATCCCGACCTCGCCGTCGACGGGTGGGCAATCGGTGCGGCGTCGATGAGTCCACGGCGCCGCGCCGATTGGCGGTCACGGCGATGAGCTCGGGTGGGGCCGCGGTCGAACTGTCCGGACTGCGCCGCCGCTTCGGCTCGGGCGCGGTTGCCGTGGACGCGCTCGCCGGTGTCGACCTCACGATCAACGCCGGTGAATTCGTGGTGTTGCTCGGACCAAGCGGGTCGGGAAAGACGACGCTGCTCAACGTGGTGGGCGGTATCGAAGTCGCAACGGCCGGCACCGTACGCGTCGACGGCACCGACCTGACACAGCTGGACAGCGAAGGCTTGTCCGAGTACCGGCGGACCACCGTGGGGTTCGTGTTCCAGTTCTTCAACCTCGTCCCGACCCTCACCGCGGTCGAGAATGTCGCCCTCATCGCCGAACTCGTCGGTGCGCAGGACCGCGCCGCGGCCCTGCTCGACTCCGTCGGGCTCGGCGACCGCGTTGACCACTTCCCGGCCGCCCTGTCGGGCGGGGAACAGCAGCGCGTCGCCGTCGCCCGGGCCTTGGCCAAGGATCCGCCGATCCTGCTGTGTGACGAGCCGACCGGCGCGCTCGACCTTGCGACCGGTCGCCAGGTGCTGTCGGTGCTGCGCCGCGTCAACCAGGACGACGGACGTACCGTGGTGGTCGTTACCCACAACCAGGCGATCGCCCGGATGGCCGATCGCGTCGTGTCCCTGCACGGCGGCCTCATCCGGCGCAACGAGAAGGTGAGCGATCCGCTGCCGGCCGAGGAACTGGAGTGGTGAGCCTCCTGGCCCGCAAGCTGGTGCGCGACACGCGCCGGCAGTGGTTGCAGTTCTGCGCGGTCGCGCTCACGTTGGGTCTGGGTATCGCGGTGTTCGGCGCTGCCTATGACAGCTACGGGAACCTCAAGTCGTCGTACGCGGCGATCTACGCGCGACTCAACTTCGCCGACGCCACGATTTCGGGTGCCAACACCGATGCGGTCGCGGCACGGCTTCGGCGCGCACCAGGGATAGGTGCGGTTGCCACCCGCGTCCAAGCCGACGTCCCCTTTCGCATCGGCAGCGGCGCATCGGCGCACTCTCTGATCGGTCGGCTCGTCGGCCCATCGGTGGGTCCGAGAACCATCGACGCCCTCCAGCTGAAGAGCGGGACGAGGTTGCGTCGCGGTGACGCTGATTCGGTCGTCCTCGAACGGCACATGGCCGAGCACTTCCACCTTGCCGTGGGTGACAGCATCGAGGTCTACGGGTCCTCGTGGCGCCGGCTGTCGATCGTGGGCATCGCGACGTCGCCGGAGTACCTGTGGCCGGCGCGCGACCGCGAGGACCTGCTTACCTCGTCGGACGAGTTCGGGGTCGCGTTCGCCAACCCGCAGCTGATCGCGGCGGTGGCCGGTCCGTTCGTCACCCCGCAGGTGCTCGTGCGGGCCTCGGGCGCCGCGGGACCGCAGTTCGCGCGCACCGTGCACGCGGCGGCCGCCACCAAAGGCGCCGACGTGGTCTTGCGTGATCAGCAGCCGTCCAACGCCGCGCTCCAACAGGACGTGGCGGGGTTCGGCCAACTCGCGCTGCTGTTCCCGCTGCTTTTCCTCGCGGCCGCCGGACTCGCCACCTACGTGCTGCTCGGGCGCTTGGTCAGGGGTCAACGGAGCCAGATCGGCATGCTGCGCGCCAACGGCTATCCGCGTCGGCGCCTGCTGCGGCACTACGTCGCCTACGGCGCCGTGGCCGGAGGCGTCGGGTCGCTCGTCGGCGCAGTCGGAGGGCTGGCGCTCGCGGTCTGGCTCACCCACAGCTACACCTCCGCGCTCGGCATTCCCCTGACGATCGCGACCTTCCACCCGGCAACGCCGGTGATCGGCCTGCTCTTCGGCACGGCGGCGGCGACGTTGGCGGCTCTCGGGCCGGCGCACTCGGCAACGCGCGTGCCTCCCGCCGAGGCCATGCGGGGCGTGGCGCCTTCGGGAACGGGTCATCGCGTGGCGGCCGAGCGGCTCCCGGGTTTACGCGACCTTCCGGTCCGCGCCCGGCTGGCGTTGCGGAACCTCGCCCGCAGCCCGCGCCGCGGCTTCTCCACCGGCATCGGTGTCGCGCTGGCGGCGGTGCTCGTCCTCTCGTCGCTCGGTCTGCTCGACACGGTGTCGCTCGTGCTCCACGACGAGTTCCACCGCATCCAGCGTCAAGACGCCCAACTGTTCTTCGCCAGCCCGCCGACCCCGGCGACGTTGTCGGCGATCGCCTCCGTGCCGGGGGTTGCGGCGGTGGAGCAAGCAGTTGAGGCGCCGGTCGTGCTCAGCCATGCCGGCCATCGGTACCAGACGGTGCTCACCGGGCTGTCGCCGCACACCACCATGCACGCCTTCGCCTCGGCGCTGCCGTCGACGTCGCTTCTCCTGGGTGACGGGCTGCGCTCGACGCTCGGATTGCGGGCGGGCGACGCGGTCGACATCGCGACACCCAACGGCGCCCCCACCCGATTGCGCGTCGATGGCTTCGTGAACGAACCCATTGGTGGCCCCGCCTACGCGACGGTGGCGACGACGCGCATGGTCGCCGGCGACGTGGCGGTCGCATCGGCACTGGTGCGCTACAAGGCGGGAGCGAACCGGGTGGAGATGCGTCGCGGACTGACGGCGCTCCCCGAGGTCGTGGCGTTCCGCGATGCCCGGGCGTCGGAGGAAGCGGTGAGCCGACTCCTCGGGCTCTTCTACGCCATCGTCGGCGTCATGCTCGTGTTCGGATCGGTGCTGGCGTTCGTAGTCCTGTTCAACACGCTGTCGGTCAACCTGTCGGAACGCACGGTGGAGCTGGCGACGCTGCGCGCCGCCGGTGGGCGGGTCGTCACGCTCGCCCGCATGATGACCGGCGAAAACGTGCTGCTCGTCCTGGCGGCGATCCCGGCGGGTCTCCTTGCCGGCTGGCTCACGGCGGGCTGGCTCATGGCATCGCTCGACAGTGACCTGTACCACTTCAGCTTGAAGTTGCGGCCGGCGACGCCGCCACTCCTCGCGGCCGCGCTGATCGTCATTGCACTGGCGATGCAGGTGCCCGCTCGCCGGACGATCCGGCGCCTCGACGTCGCCGCCATCGTGCGCGAGCGCGCCCTGTGATCAGGCGCGACGGTGCACGACGCTGGCCGACGCCTGATCCCGCGGCATGACGAGCATGGTGTCGATGTTCACGTGGCTCGGCCGCGTGACGGCGAAGGCGACGCAGTCGGCGACGTCGTCGGCCGACAGCGGCGTCATACCGGCGTAGACCGCGGCGGCCTTGTCTTCGTCGCCGTGGAAGCGCACGATGCTGAACTCGGTCTCCACCATGCCGGGGTCGATCGAGGTGACCCGCACCGGCGTGCCGACAAGTTCGAGGCGAAGCGCCTTTGTCACCGCGCGCAGGCCGAACTTCGCCGCGTTATATCCGGCGCCGCCTACGTATGCCTCGTGGCCGGCGATCGAGTTGATCATGACGACGTGGCCGTCGCCGCTGCCTTCGAGTTTCGACAGCAGCGCCCGCGTCATGCGCATCGTGCCGAGCACGTTGGTCTGGTACATCGTCTCCCACTCGTCGGCGTTCGCTTCCGACACGTGGTCGCGTCCGAGGGCGCCGCCGGCGTTGTTGACGAGCACGCGGCACTCGGGGATCTGCTCGCAGAAGGCGCACACGCTGTCTTCGTCGGTGACGTCGAGCGCGATGGCGCGCCCACCGATGTCGGCCGCAATCGCGTCGAGCCGGTCCTTTCGGCGCGCGCCGATGACGACGTCGAACCCTTCGGCCGCGAGCCGTCGCGCCGTCGCTTCACCGATGCCGCTGCTCGCCCCCGTCACCACTGCCATGCCGCGTGTCATGGCGACACGGTTTAGCGACTCGGGCGCTCCGAGGTCGACCAGCTCTACGCGGCGGCGTCACCTACAGCTAGCGGCGCCAGAACAGCAGGTGGGTCACGCCGCTGACGCTGGGCACCGACTCGATGTTGAAACGGTCGCGCAGCTCGTCGGGTGACTCCCACAGCCGTTCGCCCGCGCCTATCTCGACGGGTGCGACGGCGACGTGCATGGTGTCGATGAGGTCGGCGTCGACGAACTGGCGCACGGTGTTGACGCCGCCGCCGATGCGTACGTCCTTTCCGTTCGCCGCTTCCTTGGCTTGGGCCAGCGCCTCCGCGGGCGTGGCGTCGACGAAGTGGAACGTCGTGTCGGCGAGGGTGAAGCTCGGGCGCGGGTGATGGGTGAGGACGAACACCGGCGTGTGGAACGGCGGCTCGTCGCCCCACCAGCCCTCCCAGTCGAAGTCCTCCCACGGGCCGCGCTGGGGACCGAACTTGTGGCGCCCCATGATCTCGGCGCCGATGTTGAAGGGGAAGTCGCGGGTGAAGTAGTCGTCGAGACCGAGCGTCCCGTTCGGGTTCGTTCCGCCTCCCCAATGCGCGGTGGCGAAGGCCCACGCGCCGAGGTCGCCGGGGAGCTTGACGTCGGGGGATGACGCGTCGCCGAACGGGGCGTCGAGGCGTTGGTTGGTGCCGGCGCCGAACCCGTCCTGCGACAACATGAAGTTCTGCACGCGCACGAGTTGCGGCGTCACGGGATCGCGCCTCCTTCCTTCAGTCCGATGATCTGATCCCAGTCATACCCGAGTTCGAGCAACACCTCTTCGGTGTGCTGTGCGAACTCCGGCGGCGTGGCGCGCGGGCCCGCCGGCGTGCCGAAGAAGTCGACGGGGGAGGCGACGCCCTTGATCGGCTCACCACCGTTGGCGTCGGGCACGTCGACGAAGCCGCCCGCCGACAGCGCGACCGGGTCGTTGACGACGTCGTGGCCTTCCTGCACCGGCGCCCACCACACGTTCTCGCGGTCGAAGATCTCGCCCCACTCGGCGAGCGTCTTGGTGGCGAGCACGTCGCTCATCGCCTTGACCAGTTCCGCGGAGTTGAGGGCGCGGGCGACGATGTTGTCGAAGCGCGGGTCGTCGGCCCACTCGGGTCGATCCAGCGCGCGCACGACGTCGGGCCAGTGGCGGTCGCCCTGGAGGCCGAGCATCCAGAAGCGCTTGCCGTCGCCGGTGGTGTAGCCGTTGATCAGCGGGTTGGGCGGCGACTTCACCGACATCGGCGTGGTTGGCACGCCGAGACGCAGCGACATGCTGATGTCCCAGCCGATCATGTACATGCCGATGCGCATGAGCGACGTGGAGACGAGTTGGCCTTCGCCGGTGCGCTCGCGGGCCAGCAACGCGGCGGCGATGCCGCCGGCCGCCGCCATGCCCGCCATGTGGTCGCCCATGCCGCCGCGTTGGTACGGCAGATCGGTGCCCTCAGGTGCGAGGGCGGCGGCCACGCCGGCGCGGGACCAGAACGCGCCCACGTCATACGCGGCGCGGTCGCGGTCCTCGCCTTCCATGCCGTAGCCGTTGACCTGCGCGTACACGAGGCGCGGGTTGAGGGCGTGCAGCGCGTCGTAGTCGAGCCCGGCGCGTTCGAGGGCGACGGGGCGGGCATTGGTGACGAACACGTCGGCGTCGGCGACCAGCTTCTGGGCGATGGCGCGGCCCTCTTGGGTCGACAGGTTGAGCGCCACGCTGCGCTTGTTGCGGTTGTCGAGCTCGAACGGCGGGCTCGACCCGTCGCCACCAAACGCCGACATCAACCCGCGGAACGGGTCGCCGTCAGGCGGCTCGATCTTGATGACGTCCGCGCCCCAGTCGCCCAGGATCGCCGCGGCCGCCGGCCCCGCCACCCACATGCCGACCTCGACGACCTTCATCCCCTCCATCGGACCTTGCATGCCCGCACGTTATGACGACCGACCCGCCCCGTACTCCGAGTCACGCGCGTCACGCTTCGGCGTCCCCGACGCTTCCGCCGCTTTCGAGCACCCCTAGCGGGGTGATCGTCCGGCATCGGCGCTTGATTCAACCCGGTAACGGTGCTTGAAAGCCGCAGCTGCCGCGGCCATACACCGCGTAGCGTGCGGCGCATGAGATTTGGACTCGATGTCGCGCAACAGCGGATGCCGTTCGACGAGATCGTCAGCCGCACGAAGTTCGCCGAGGACCTCGGCTTCGACGGCGTGTGGGGCTTCGACCACTTCCAGCCGATGTACGGCGACGGGCCGGGGGAGACGTTCGAGGGCATGACGACGCTCGCCGCGCTCGCCGGCGTCACGTCGCGCATCCGCCTCGGCCTGCTGGTGGCCGGCATGACGTACCGCCATCCGTCGGTGTTCGCCGCCGAAGCGGTCACGATCGACCACGCGTCGCACGGCCGGCTCGAGTTGTCCTTCGGCGCCGCCTGGTTCGACAAGGAGCACCACGAGTTGGGCATCCCGTTCCCGGCGACGGGCAAGCGTTTCGACCTGCTCGAAGACAGCCTGGAGATCGCCAAGCGCCTCTTCACCGGCGAGACGGTCTCGTACGACGGCAAGGTCGTGTCGCTGTCGAACGCTCGCATCAATCCGAAACCGGTGCAGCAGCCGGGGCCGCCGATCTGGATCGGTGGCGCGGGTCCCAAGCGCACGCTGCCGCTCGTGGCGAAGTACGCCGACGTGTGGCACTCGTTCGGATCGCCGAACCAGCTGGCGGACGCCAGCGCGCGGGTCGACGAGCTGGCCGAGCAGGCGGGCCGCGACCCGCGCTCGATCATGCGCGCCGGGTCGCTCTCGCTCGACGACCTCGACACGGCGCGCAAACACGCCGGCAAGTGGCGCGACTTCGGCGCCGGCTACCTCGTCTGCGGCTGGCCGGGCGAGGGCCGCAAGCAGGTCGAGGCCTTCGCCCGCGACGTGATGCCGGAGTTCTCCTGACGGACCACGTCGTGGTCGTCGGCCTGATGGCGGCGGGTAAGTCAAAAGTCGGTCAGGCGCTGGCGGCGAGCGCCGGCCGTCGCTTTGTGGACAGCGACCGCCAGCTCGAGGACGAGACCGGAATGACGGCGGCGCAGATCGCGCGGCGCGACGGGATCGACGCTCTGCACGAGCGCGAGCGGCACCTCTTGCTTGAAGCGCTGCGCGCTGCGGAGCCGTCTGTGATCGCCGCCGCCTCGTCGACCATCGAGTTCGCCGACTGCCGGACGGCGCTGGCATCGGCGTTCGTGGTGTGGATGCGCGCCGACGCCGACGTGTTGGCCCAGCGCGTGCGCGCCGAGTCGTATCGCCCGCTCGACGACGACGTCGCGGCGCAACTCCGCGAGCAAGCGGCGCGCCGCGACCCGCTGTTCGCCTCGGTCGCCGACGTGACGATCGACGCCAACTCCTTCGACCCCAACGAGGTAGCCGCCCGCATCGTGCTAAGTTGACGTGCACGTCAACGTAAGGAGTTGCAGGATGACGGCGGTGGAAACCCGGCCGGACCGCTACAAGTGGACGGCCCTGTCGAATACGACGCTCGGGATGTTCATGGCGGCGCTCGACTCGTCGATCGTGCTGATCTCACTGCCGGCGATCTTCCGCGGCATCAAGCTCGACCCGCTCCAGCCGTCGAACATCAGCTACCTGCTGTGGATGCTGATGGGATACCTCGTGGTGACGGCGGTGCTGGTGGTCACCTTCGGCCGCCTGGGCGACATCTTCGGTCGGGTCCGCATGTACAACGCCGGGTTTCTCGTGTTCACCATCGCGTCGATCGCGCTGTCGCTGACACCCGGGACGGGCAGTACCGGCGCCATCGAGCTGATCGTGCTGCGCGTCGTGCAAGGCATCGGCGGCGCCTTGCTCATGGCGAACTCCACGGCGATCCTCACCGACGCCTTTCCCGTCGACCAGCGCGGCATGGCGATGGGCGTCAACATGATCGCGGCGATCGCCGGTTCGTTCATCGGGCTCGTGGTCGGCGGCATCCTCGCCGACATCCAGTGGCGCCTCGTGTTCTGGATCAACGTGCCCTTCGGGCTGTTCGGCACCGTGTGGGCGTACATGAAGCTGAAGGAAGTCGGCACCACGTCGACGGCCAAGCTCGACTGGTGGGGCAACATCACTTTCGCCGCCGGGCTCATCGCCGTGCTCGTCGGCATCACCTACGGCATCCAACCCTACGGCGGCCACACCATGGGTTGGACGAGCCCGACGGTGCTGGCTGAGCTCATCGGCGGCGTGGCGCTGCTGATCGCCTTCTGCATCATCGAGACCAAGGTCGACGACCCGAT harbors:
- a CDS encoding trehalose-6-phosphate synthase, with product MAVTSRPPVSFSSGGWSRSPGGLAPIVSKALDARGGAWVSWDGGGRGNAPPRRIDGLNFDIYTFSMSRPQADAFYAGYSNRTLWPLFHDGVVPPVFNREWWKPYQDAAKAFTLAATIAGKRLPGRPTYWIQDYHLLLTPRLMREAGVDNPISFFLHTPFPAPSIYRRLPQREEILLGLGGADLVGFHTRGDAERFGGAWAEFGFGAAPRTVVVPASIDFDAFSAQAANPHTRRMAEILRGRLGNRILLFGVERLDYTKGIPERLAALEYLLDRRPDLRRRIVYVQVAPPSRERVPEYQQLRADVERAVGRLNGRFTSPGHDVPFRYIHRAVSQSQLMAYYVAADVALVTPLRDGMNLVAKEYVVSQAAVKGAGALVLSEFAGAADELTDAFLCNPYDVPAAATAIETAIESAEEDRRKRLSVMAVQIQNNDILQWSDQLLRTAERDCSRH
- a CDS encoding helix-turn-helix domain-containing protein, translated to MSTKPKVATRERLLAAAGELLAERGFRKVSTRSIAERAGVNNALVHYHFGTKSKLLAEAALGMLGADLDVPMTLVRDAESVSAGIGDVLRWLDALDLGDPAVRVLFELTIEAFGDSDVRPLVAAAMEAARAAMTEALASRRDVAAADTAALAGLLIALFDGVMLHRMIDPDLAVDGWAIGAASMSPRRRADWRSRR
- a CDS encoding ABC transporter ATP-binding protein; the protein is MSSGGAAVELSGLRRRFGSGAVAVDALAGVDLTINAGEFVVLLGPSGSGKTTLLNVVGGIEVATAGTVRVDGTDLTQLDSEGLSEYRRTTVGFVFQFFNLVPTLTAVENVALIAELVGAQDRAAALLDSVGLGDRVDHFPAALSGGEQQRVAVARALAKDPPILLCDEPTGALDLATGRQVLSVLRRVNQDDGRTVVVVTHNQAIARMADRVVSLHGGLIRRNEKVSDPLPAEELEW
- a CDS encoding FtsX-like permease family protein; its protein translation is MSLLARKLVRDTRRQWLQFCAVALTLGLGIAVFGAAYDSYGNLKSSYAAIYARLNFADATISGANTDAVAARLRRAPGIGAVATRVQADVPFRIGSGASAHSLIGRLVGPSVGPRTIDALQLKSGTRLRRGDADSVVLERHMAEHFHLAVGDSIEVYGSSWRRLSIVGIATSPEYLWPARDREDLLTSSDEFGVAFANPQLIAAVAGPFVTPQVLVRASGAAGPQFARTVHAAAATKGADVVLRDQQPSNAALQQDVAGFGQLALLFPLLFLAAAGLATYVLLGRLVRGQRSQIGMLRANGYPRRRLLRHYVAYGAVAGGVGSLVGAVGGLALAVWLTHSYTSALGIPLTIATFHPATPVIGLLFGTAAATLAALGPAHSATRVPPAEAMRGVAPSGTGHRVAAERLPGLRDLPVRARLALRNLARSPRRGFSTGIGVALAAVLVLSSLGLLDTVSLVLHDEFHRIQRQDAQLFFASPPTPATLSAIASVPGVAAVEQAVEAPVVLSHAGHRYQTVLTGLSPHTTMHAFASALPSTSLLLGDGLRSTLGLRAGDAVDIATPNGAPTRLRVDGFVNEPIGGPAYATVATTRMVAGDVAVASALVRYKAGANRVEMRRGLTALPEVVAFRDARASEEAVSRLLGLFYAIVGVMLVFGSVLAFVVLFNTLSVNLSERTVELATLRAAGGRVVTLARMMTGENVLLVLAAIPAGLLAGWLTAGWLMASLDSDLYHFSLKLRPATPPLLAAALIVIALAMQVPARRTIRRLDVAAIVRERAL
- a CDS encoding SDR family NAD(P)-dependent oxidoreductase — protein: MTRGMAVVTGASSGIGEATARRLAAEGFDVVIGARRKDRLDAIAADIGGRAIALDVTDEDSVCAFCEQIPECRVLVNNAGGALGRDHVSEANADEWETMYQTNVLGTMRMTRALLSKLEGSGDGHVVMINSIAGHEAYVGGAGYNAAKFGLRAVTKALRLELVGTPVRVTSIDPGMVETEFSIVRFHGDEDKAAAVYAGMTPLSADDVADCVAFAVTRPSHVNIDTMLVMPRDQASASVVHRRA
- a CDS encoding dihydrofolate reductase family protein, which encodes MTPQLVRVQNFMLSQDGFGAGTNQRLDAPFGDASSPDVKLPGDLGAWAFATAHWGGGTNPNGTLGLDDYFTRDFPFNIGAEIMGRHKFGPQRGPWEDFDWEGWWGDEPPFHTPVFVLTHHPRPSFTLADTTFHFVDATPAEALAQAKEAANGKDVRIGGGVNTVRQFVDADLIDTMHVAVAPVEIGAGERLWESPDELRDRFNIESVPSVSGVTHLLFWRR
- a CDS encoding CoA transferase, which produces MQGPMEGMKVVEVGMWVAGPAAAAILGDWGADVIKIEPPDGDPFRGLMSAFGGDGSSPPFELDNRNKRSVALNLSTQEGRAIAQKLVADADVFVTNARPVALERAGLDYDALHALNPRLVYAQVNGYGMEGEDRDRAAYDVGAFWSRAGVAAALAPEGTDLPYQRGGMGDHMAGMAAAGGIAAALLARERTGEGQLVSTSLMRIGMYMIGWDISMSLRLGVPTTPMSVKSPPNPLINGYTTGDGKRFWMLGLQGDRHWPDVVRALDRPEWADDPRFDNIVARALNSAELVKAMSDVLATKTLAEWGEIFDRENVWWAPVQEGHDVVNDPVALSAGGFVDVPDANGGEPIKGVASPVDFFGTPAGPRATPPEFAQHTEEVLLELGYDWDQIIGLKEGGAIP
- a CDS encoding LLM class flavin-dependent oxidoreductase; the protein is MRFGLDVAQQRMPFDEIVSRTKFAEDLGFDGVWGFDHFQPMYGDGPGETFEGMTTLAALAGVTSRIRLGLLVAGMTYRHPSVFAAEAVTIDHASHGRLELSFGAAWFDKEHHELGIPFPATGKRFDLLEDSLEIAKRLFTGETVSYDGKVVSLSNARINPKPVQQPGPPIWIGGAGPKRTLPLVAKYADVWHSFGSPNQLADASARVDELAEQAGRDPRSIMRAGSLSLDDLDTARKHAGKWRDFGAGYLVCGWPGEGRKQVEAFARDVMPEFS
- a CDS encoding shikimate kinase, which codes for MVVGLMAAGKSKVGQALAASAGRRFVDSDRQLEDETGMTAAQIARRDGIDALHERERHLLLEALRAAEPSVIAAASSTIEFADCRTALASAFVVWMRADADVLAQRVRAESYRPLDDDVAAQLREQAARRDPLFASVADVTIDANSFDPNEVAARIVLS